CACCTACCCCACCGCCCAGCTCATGAGCCTGAAATTTATCTCCGGATACATCACCGAATATTCACTATCGGTGGACAATCTGTTTGTCTTTATCCTTATCTTCTCCTCAATGCACGTAGCTGAAGACCGCCAGGTCAAGCTACTCAAGCTAGGCATCCTTATCTCTATCGCGCTGCGAATACTGTTTATCGTGGTAGGCATGGAGCTTGTAAACCGCTTCCACTGGATGTTCTATATTTTCGGAGGAATCCTGATTTATACCGCCGTGAAGATGCTTTATGAAAAGGAAGACAATACACCCAAAGACCCTGCTCACAACATCGTCTGCCGGATAGCTTCCAAAGTCGTCCCGGTAGATGTGCACACGCGACATTTCTTCTCCCGGAAGGATGGGCAGTTTCACTTAGGCTACCCCTTCCTGGCACTCTTAGTGATAGGCAGCACCGATGTCATGTTTGCCACCGATTCTATTCCGGCTATTATTGGGGTTATTCGCGAAGGTTCCGCCAACATCCTTACCCAAAGCCAGAATAATTTCCTGGCCATTTCTTCCAATGCCTTTGCCGTTATGGGACTTACCTGCCTTTTTTTCATGATAAAAAGCATTATCACCAAATTTCGCTATATAAAAACAGCAGTATTCTTTATCCTGTCTTTTATCGGGGTAAAAATGCTGCTATTTGATTTCACACTCGTTGCTCAATGGATTGAAAAGCGACAGTGGTTTTCTTTTGTGGTGATCATCTCTACGTTAGTGATTGCGGTATTAGCATCGGTCTGGATACCTCATAAAGGGAATGAGGGAATGAGGGAATGAGGGACTGAGGGGGTGAGGGAAGGACGAAAATTGAAGGAATTTTGCCTGCTCAGAAAATTTATTTCTGGTATATTTCTTATTTCCACCCGAAACATTACAGAACCCCAAATAGAACCGAGGGTTTGTAGACATATGGACAATGCCACTCAGCATTAGGTGCAGCACACCGTAATATGTAATTCGAAAAATGGGTTAGGTGAATATCCGGATACTCAAAGGTACAGATCACTGTGCTCTGTACCTTTGAATCTTGAGTTAAACACCTTTTCTATAACTTCACAGCCCCCGACTCATGGCTTAAATTGAGTTGTGTTATTATATCACCCTTTAACTCTTAAGGCAATCTCTGCGACAAATATTTTGACTATTTTCGTGCCCTGACCATCAGGATGAACCTGCAACCCTTTGAACTGAAACGAAATGAATAAAAAAGCAATTATCATCACCACTTTGCTGGCCATTTTGATAGTGGTTTTTCTTCTTAACAGAAAACAAACCACTGCACCTGTTCCTTATCAGTTTAACGAAGGCCCCATATTTGGAACAACCTATCACATCAAATACCAATACGGGAAAGATGTGAAGCGCGAAATAGATTCTACGCTACAGATATTCAACAATTCGCTCTCGTCCTATAAACCCAACTCTATCATTTCCCGGATAAACAATAACGATCCGGATGTCGTCCCCGATAAGTTCTTTCTGACCGCGTACAAGGAAGCCATGGTTGTAGCCGAAGCCACCGACGGTGCTTACGACCCCACCGTAGCCCCTCTGGTCAACCTCTGGGGATTTGGGTTTAAAAAGAACCAGGTAGTCACACAGCAAAAAATAGACAGTCTGAAGAAATTGATTGGATACAAGAAAGTCCGATTGGCGAACAACAGGATTGAGAAAGACGATCCCCGCATCACGCTGGATCTGGCCTCCCTCTCTGACGGTTATGCCAGCGATGTCATCGCAGCTCTTCTGGAGCAAAAGGGTGTCAGCAACTACATGGTGGAAATTGGCGGTGAAGTGATGCTCAAAGGGGTAAATGCGGAAGGCAAAGCCTGGTCCATTGGCATAGACAAACCCATCGACAATCAGGCTCCAACAACGATTGACCTCGAAGCAAAAGTACAGATGACCCGGGGAGCAATCTCCACCAGCGGCAACTATCGTAATTTCTATTACAAAGACGGAAAGAAATATGCGCATACCATTGACCCGAAAACCGGGTATCCCGTCCAGCACAACCTGCTTAGCGCTACCATCGTTGCCCCCACCTGCATCGAAGCTGACGCCTACTCTACCGCTTGCATGGTGATCGGACTGGAAGAAAGCCTCGAACTGATCAGAAAACGCCCCCAATTAATAGGCTATTTTATCTATGCCGACAAAAACGGGAATATGCAGGTGAAATATACGAAAGGGTTTGAGAAGTTGCTTTCAACACACTGACCTTATATCTGCCGGTCAGTGACCTCCCGGATAAAATAAAAACCACTATTTATCGTTGAATAATGGATGCGTTTATAATACCTTTAAAACATATCTCATTCAAATACAAGCACTTCAGACCAGAATAAACAAAAAGGAGAGTTATTTAGCCAGATTATCCACATTGTTCCGCTAAAATATCTTTATCTTTACACCGGATTTGACTAAAAATCACGTTAACCCAGACAGAGTTTAAACTGAAATTCTGTTTGATTTGTATCAAATATAAAGTTTATGAACAAGATATCGTTGTTATCACTTACACTCTTTATTTTATTATTTACATCCTGTACATCCTATAAGAAAGTCCCCTATCTCCAGGGAGCTGAATCTATACCCAAAGAAGAGTTGAATAAACTCAATAAGCAATACATCCAAAAAATTATGCCCAGCGACCTGTTATCTATAACAGTGAACTCCACCACTCCTGAAGCCGCGATACCATTTAATTTACCATTAATTCCTACATCCCGGTTAGAAAACAGTGCCGGTGGAATCAACCAAACAATGGGTATGCAAACCTACCTGGTGGACCAGGAAGGAAATATAGACTTCCCTATTTTGGGGCGCTTAAATATTGGAGGCATGAGCAAACAAGAGGTACAAGACCTGATCAAATCAAAAATCTACCCCAAATACATTAAGGAAGAACCGATTATTACCGTACGATTCACTAATTATAAGGTATCCTTATTAGGGGAAATATCCAGACCTGGGACCTATGGTGTTGCTAACGAAAAAATCAATATACTGGAGGCATTGGCATTGGGTGGGGATATGACCATATACGGACGTCGAGACAACGTATTGCTGATGCGTGAAAACCTCTCCGGTGAAAAAGAAATTATCCGACTTGACCTGACCGATAAGAATCTGGTATTGTCCCCTTACTTTTTCTTACACCAGAATGACATTATATACATCCAACCCAATAAATCAAGGGCTCGTGGAGCGGATATCGGATCAGCCGAGACATTGACTATCTCGATTGTGGGTACTTTGATTTCACTGACCAGCTTGCTGGTTACCGTATTAGTTAAATAATATTGCACAAGAAACATCATGACAAAGAGAGTAAGTGTCAGCAAAGAAACATCCTCTTTCGACTGATGATCCAAGACTCACGACACACTACTTAAACAAAGATGGAATTACATTACCCAAGAGAAATAAAAGAGCAAGAAGAAGATAGCAATTTAAGCATCCACGATATCATACACCACATTGGCAGATATTGGAAATGGTTTGCTGTTTCTGTGTTGATTTGCCTGGCGGCAGGTGTTTTCTATGCTATGAAACAGACTCCAACCTTTAATGTCTATGCCTCCATCCTGATTAAAAGTAAAGAAGACTCTAATCCTATGCAAAACCAGATGGATGTACTTGACAACTCCAGCCTATTGGGAATGAAAGACAATGTACTTGATGAGATTGAGGTAATCAACAGCAAGTTATTACTCACAAAGGTGGTAAACCAACTGAAGTTGCATACTACATATTTCAGGAATAAAGGGCTGAAAGAGCTCGAACTTTATCAAAATAGTCCTATTTGCGTATCTATGCTCCCCGAAAATCAGGACACACTGGCGGCTCCGGTTATTATGAATATAAAATGTAACAACGGGAAAATATCAGTAGAAGGGCAGATGAAAAAGGGAACCTTTAGTTCTGTAAAGTTTGAAAAAACATTTACATCCCTGCCTGCCGCAATATCCACCCCTATGGGTATAATCCGCCTTACAGCCAGCAAACAACTGTCAGAAGGCAACTATAAAGTAACATTACTAAGTCCGTTTACAGCTGCCTCCGCATTACAAAACAGCCTGTCCGTAGAGCTTAAAAACAAGAAAGCCAATGTTATTACGCTTTCTGCCACGACAAAAGATATAAGGAAAGGACAAGACATTATTGCCTCACTGATCCACTTCTATAATGAAGCCTCCATTGAAGAAAAAAACAAAACCGCCTACAATTCCATTAAGTTCATCAACGAGCGCCTGGGACTGATTACCGGTGAACTCACCGATGTTGAAAAGCAGGTAGAAAACTACAAACAGGCGAATAAGCTAACCGATATCCAGCAAGAGTCAAAGCTCTATATTGAGCAAACGGGAGACTACGACAAACTACGCTTAGACAACGAGACACAACTCAATCTGGTGCAATTTGTGGATCAATACATCCGAAAAGAAGAAAACAAATTTGGAATTGTCCCCAATATCGGGCTCAAAGACGAGGCTCTGTTGAATGTCCTCAATGAGTACAACAAAATACTCTTCCAACGGGAACGCTTGATACGTACCACAGCAGCTGACAACCCGGTAATCGTGGATCTTGACAGACAAATCCGCTCCATGCGTACTGCTATTTTCGCCAGCATCGAAAGTTCGCGCAAAGGACTATTGATAGCAAAGCAAAATCTGGAACAACAGGGTTCAACGGTCTCTTCACGTATAAAATCTGTCCCTCGTCAGGAACGTGAATTCCTGGAAATCAAACGACAGCAGGAAATTAAGGCCGCCCTCTATACCTACCTGTTGCAAAAACGGGAAGAGAACAGTTTAACTCTCGCGATTTCTGTACCGGCAGCACGAATTATTGAGTCGCCCATTCCGGATGACAAACCCGCCTCCAAAGGTGCTTCATTTTTCCTTGTAATTGCATTGATTGCAGGGTTGATACTCCCGGTTTTTGTCATTATCCCGAAAGAGATCCTCAATGTACGACTCTCTGAGAAATCACAGCTGGAACGCATGACCGATGTTACGATACTTGGAGAACTACCCGATTACAATGGCAATGATACCATTGTCGTTCGACCAGGTAATCGTGAACCCATTGCCGAAATGTACCGACTAATGCGTACTAATCTTCAGTTTATCCTTAACGATAAACACAAGAAGGTCATTAATATTACCTCTACCGAACCGGGAGAAGGCAAATCTACCTTCTCTATCAATATGGCGATGACCCTGGCCCTGACCGGTAAAAAGGTGATTATGGTAGGATTGGATATACGAAAACCGTCTCTTGCGAGCTATATCAATATGACAGACGAACATGGAATTACATCCTATCTATCCGGGCATCATACCAACCTGGAGAAGTTGGTCAAAAAAACCCATTTGCATGAAAATCTATTCATTCTCCCGGCAGGAACCGTACCTCCCAATCCCAATGAATTGCTGCTCAGAGAGTCGTTGGATGACCTGTTTGCCATTTTGCGTAAAGATTTTGATTATATTGTAGTAGATACAGCTCCTGTTGGCCTGGTTTCTGACACCTTCCTGCTTGATCGTATTGCAGATGCTACACTTTATATATTCCGACTAAATTATTCACACAAGAATAACATCAAGATAATCAATGACATTGCAAAGAATAAGAAGCTGAAGAATATGTATATTGCCCTGAAAGGTTGCAACCTGAAATCAAACCCTTATGGATATGGAAAAGGTAAGAATGGGTATTATGGAAATAAGTAGCTCTGCACTTATATATCCAATCTAACCGGACGTCAATACAAACCTCTCAACTACTTTATAGTACAATAAAAACAAATTCAAAAGAATTCAAACTTGAAAAATCATAAAGTAAAACTAAATGTTATAAGCTCAGCAAGTCAGGTTATTATAATTGGGCTTGTGTACTTTTTTTTATACAAGTACTTATTAACTCAACTAAATATAGAATTGCTTGGCGTATGGTCTGTAGTACTGGCAACTTCATCATTAGCCAACCTTGCAAACTTCGGCATATCAAGCTCTGTAGTTCGATATGTAGCGCTATATAGCACGGAAAACGATGTTGAAAAGATCAAAAAACTCGTGTTTACATCTGGGCTTTTTTTACTGGGGTTGTTTACCTTTCTTTCAGCGGTTATCTACCCTTTTGCTGGGTTTATATTAAAATTGGCAATAAATGAAAAACACATAAATATTGCATTATCTATTTTACCATATTCTCTAATTTGCCTGATAACCAATGCTGTTGCAGGTGTTTTCTCTTCTGTTTTAGATGGGCTTCAAAAAAACTATATACGCAGTTTGGTTTTTTCAGCTTCAGCATTATTCCTTCTTGGAACAACAATTTTATTAACACCTCGATTTGGACTAAAAGGTGTTGCAATGGCCCAGGTAGCACAATCAATTTTCAGCTTGATTGGCTGTTTATTACTTGTTATACGGACAATTAAATACAATCCATTTAAATGGAACTGGAACAAACCGATATTCAAAGAGATCTTCTCTTATGGCATGAAGTTTCAGGTCATATCGCTATTCAGTATGTTTAATGAACCTGTAACAAAAGCTCTATTAGCTAAGTTCGGTGGACTTGCATTTACCGGATATTACGAAATGGCAAACCGCTTAATTATGCAAGTCAGGGGAGTCATAGTTAATGCAAATCAAAGTCTGATCCCTGTTTTAATAAACAAAGGGAAAGAAAATCATGATCATTGGTTAGCTTTTTACAAAAAGACCTTCTATTCTGTTTTTATGATTGCTCTATTTATTATAGGCTCTGTCTATTTAGGTAGTAATGTATTCTCTATTATCTGGATTGGACACGATGAAAAAGCATTCAGCAATATTGTAACAATACTCTCGTTTAGCATCTTTATCAACTTGTTATGTAGTCCAGCATATTTCTCTGTACTAGCAGACGGCAATCTGAACATATTGATTAAATCACAATTCTGGATTGCTGCAATCAACCTAGTACTCGGCATTAGTTTCGGTTTATTTTATAACGGATACGGAATTGTAATTGCGGGTTTCCTTTCCATCTTATTTGGCACAGTATATTTAACAATCAATTTTCATAAGAGTAAAAACACAAGTCTGAATTACATAATATCTGGAACAAATATAAAACTATTCACCTTAATGTCGTGTATAATATTCACTGCAAAACATTTCATCAACGGGCAACTGTTTACACTTCAAATCCAAATAGGTTTAGTCTGCCTTACCTTGTTCATATACACTTTAGTTTTTTTCTATAGTTATATACTGAATCGCCTACCTCAAAATATTGTTAACGCAATACCTGTATTTAAATCTAAGAAAAATGCCATTTGACAGAAGCTATTTACAGAATCCTATTTGGGAGTATTTTAAATGGTTATTTACTAAAGTGAGATATCAGAAGAAATACAAACATCTAAGAATTGGATACAAAACCAAACTTTCGAATGTAAAGTTTGGAGAATATAATTGGACAACTAAAAATGTAATTATTGAGAATTCAACAATTGGAGACTTTTCCTATGTATCAGACAATTGTGTAATTTTAGAAAGTGTAATAGGAAAGTTTTGCTCAATCGGCCCCAACGTCAGAACAGCACCTGGTAAACATCCAACAAAAACTATTGTTAGTACGCATCCTGCAATTTATTCTAGGCCTCATTATTGTTTAAAAAATTTCTCAAAAACAGACCATCATAAACCATATCGTAAAGTTATGATTGGAAATGATGTATGGATAGCTGCAAATGTAATAATTGCTGATGGCGTTAAAATTGGAGATGGTGCAATTATAGCAGCAAATTCAGTAGTAACAAAAGATATTGAACCTTATTCTATCGTGGGAGGTACGCCTGCTAAATTTATTAGAAATCGATTTGAGCCTAAAGAGATTGAATTTCTACTTAAATTTGAATGGTGGAATAAAGATCATTTATGGATAGAAGAAAACGTTGATTACTTAATTGACATAAAAAAATTCATGTCATTATCTCAGTACAAATGAAAGATAAAATAAATCACCTGATAGATTTCATACATCGCAAAATAGATAGCATCTTTTATTTTGCAACCATTTACCCCATTTACAAAATTCGATTTCGAGAAATTGGATACAAAACAAGGATTATGAGCCCTCTCCTAATTACCCCTTCTTTTATAAGAATCAAGAACAAAGTATCTGTAAGAAATGGAGCGCGAATTGAAGGAGTCTCAGTTTATTTAACAAAAACTTATTCACCTGACATTTTAATAGAAGACAATGTTACGATTGAACAAAACTCACATATAACCTGTGCAAATAAAATAACCATATCAAAAAACACTGCAATTGCAGCCAACGTGACAATTACTGACATTGACCACCCATATATAGACATCAACACACCTCCTGAAAAACAGGAATTAAACGTTGGATTTGTTTTTATAGGCGAAGACTGTAAAATATATAACAATTCTGTCATTTTACCAAATGCTCAAATAGGGAAACATACAATAATTGCTGCGAATAGCGTCGTATTAGGAAAAATATACCCTGCATATTGTGTTCTAGCTGGCATTCCAGCAAGAATAATTAAACGATATAGCTTTGAAACAAATAGTTGGAAAAAGACAGACTCACAAGGAAATTTTTTAGAAGTATGAAAAATGTATTAATCACTGGTGGAGCCGGATTTATTGGCTCAAATATAGCACTAAAACTTATTGCTAAAGGTTATAACGTTACAATTCTGGATAGTCTATCACCACAGATACACGGAGAAAACCCCGAAATTGATTCACCATTATATTTAACAATAAAGGGGAAAGTGAATTTTATCAAGGGAACTGTAACATCAAGAACTGACTGGCAGTCCGCCCTGGAAAACCAGGACGCAGTTATACACTTAGCCGCAGAGACAGGAACAGGACAATCAATGTACGAAATACAACGTTATGTAGATATAAATATCGGAGGAACCGCTATCTTATTGGATTTATTGGCCAATACAACTCATAATGTAAAAAAAGTCATTGTAGCTTCATCCCGTGCAATTTACGGTGAAGGCAAGTACAATTGCCCTAAACACGGCATTGTATATCCGACAGAAAGACTTGACAAAGAAATGGCACAAGGAGACTTCGCCTGTAAATGTCCATCATGTCATCAAACAGTTGAATTATTACCGACAACTGAAGATAGCAAAATTCATCCAACTTCTGTATATGGCATAACTAAACAAAATCAGGAACAAATGGTATTAACTGTCTGCAAATCCCTTGGAATAGCTGCTGTTGGCTACAGATACCAGAATGTATATGGACCCGGACAATCATTATCAAATCCATACACAGGAATTCTTTCCATATTTTCTACCCGTATTAAAAACGGTAATCCGATAAACATTTTTGAAGATGGCAAAGAAACCCGTGATTTTGTATATATTGAAGATGTAGCTGACGCCACTATGCTTGGATTGGAAAAAGATGAAGCCAACGGTCAGGTTTACAACGTCGGCACCGGTGTTTCAACGGATGTAATTACCGTAGCTCAAACCCTGAGTAAGAATTACGGTATTAGTGTCCCAATGACTATATCTGGAAATTATAGATTAGGAGACATTCGCCATAATTTTGCAGACATTTCCAAGGCACAAAGAGAACTCGGCTTCGCTCCCAAGTGGAGCTTTGAAAGAGGAATCGCGGCATTTACGGAGTGGGTAACCGAGCAAACAATTCCAGCGGATAAATATGAGGACTCGATTGAAGAAATGAAAAAGAAAGGACTTTACAAATGAGTAAAAAAATTGGAATTGTTACTGTTTTATACAACAGTCAGTCTGTTTTAGATGAATTCTTTGAGACGCTAGAGAGGCAACTCTACAGAGACTTTATATTGTACGTAGTTGACAATAAATCTCCGGATAATTCCCTGAATTTAAGTAAAGATCTTTCACAAAAGACAACATTTAAAACCGTGATTATAGAAAACGACTATAATTACGGGGTTGCTAAAGGAAATAATATCGGCATAAAAGCAGCTTTAAAAGATGACTGTGATTACATCCTTTTGTCCAATAACGACATTCGTCTCGAAGACGATACGATTTCGAACCTAATGCTTTCAGTTGTTAAGGAAAATGCACTATTAGCGGTTCCAAAAATATACTATTATGGGAGCAATAAAATATGGTGTGCGGGAGGTGAGTTTACCAAACGTTCAGGAATGACACGCCATTATCACGTAAGAGAAGAAGATTTGGGGCAATGTGATACACAAAAAATTGTTGCCTATTCTCCAACTTGTTTTATAGTTATAGCTAAAGAGGTATTCAATAAGATTGGAATAATGGATGAGGAATACTTTGTATATTTTGATGATACCGATTTTATGTATCGAGCATACAAAGCTAAAATACCTTTGCATTATTTCCCAAATTCTAAATTA
The Parabacteroides sp. FAFU027 DNA segment above includes these coding regions:
- a CDS encoding TerC/Alx family metal homeostasis membrane protein; its protein translation is MNSELIFTLSFWLIFILGFTIDFRITGKKHFHITFKKAVGWTLFWISSALLYCASIYFFYPQNPGSTYPTAQLMSLKFISGYITEYSLSVDNLFVFILIFSSMHVAEDRQVKLLKLGILISIALRILFIVVGMELVNRFHWMFYIFGGILIYTAVKMLYEKEDNTPKDPAHNIVCRIASKVVPVDVHTRHFFSRKDGQFHLGYPFLALLVIGSTDVMFATDSIPAIIGVIREGSANILTQSQNNFLAISSNAFAVMGLTCLFFMIKSIITKFRYIKTAVFFILSFIGVKMLLFDFTLVAQWIEKRQWFSFVVIISTLVIAVLASVWIPHKGNEGMRE
- a CDS encoding FAD:protein FMN transferase — protein: MNKKAIIITTLLAILIVVFLLNRKQTTAPVPYQFNEGPIFGTTYHIKYQYGKDVKREIDSTLQIFNNSLSSYKPNSIISRINNNDPDVVPDKFFLTAYKEAMVVAEATDGAYDPTVAPLVNLWGFGFKKNQVVTQQKIDSLKKLIGYKKVRLANNRIEKDDPRITLDLASLSDGYASDVIAALLEQKGVSNYMVEIGGEVMLKGVNAEGKAWSIGIDKPIDNQAPTTIDLEAKVQMTRGAISTSGNYRNFYYKDGKKYAHTIDPKTGYPVQHNLLSATIVAPTCIEADAYSTACMVIGLEESLELIRKRPQLIGYFIYADKNGNMQVKYTKGFEKLLSTH
- a CDS encoding polysaccharide biosynthesis/export family protein → MNKISLLSLTLFILLFTSCTSYKKVPYLQGAESIPKEELNKLNKQYIQKIMPSDLLSITVNSTTPEAAIPFNLPLIPTSRLENSAGGINQTMGMQTYLVDQEGNIDFPILGRLNIGGMSKQEVQDLIKSKIYPKYIKEEPIITVRFTNYKVSLLGEISRPGTYGVANEKINILEALALGGDMTIYGRRDNVLLMRENLSGEKEIIRLDLTDKNLVLSPYFFLHQNDIIYIQPNKSRARGADIGSAETLTISIVGTLISLTSLLVTVLVK
- a CDS encoding GumC family protein, with translation MELHYPREIKEQEEDSNLSIHDIIHHIGRYWKWFAVSVLICLAAGVFYAMKQTPTFNVYASILIKSKEDSNPMQNQMDVLDNSSLLGMKDNVLDEIEVINSKLLLTKVVNQLKLHTTYFRNKGLKELELYQNSPICVSMLPENQDTLAAPVIMNIKCNNGKISVEGQMKKGTFSSVKFEKTFTSLPAAISTPMGIIRLTASKQLSEGNYKVTLLSPFTAASALQNSLSVELKNKKANVITLSATTKDIRKGQDIIASLIHFYNEASIEEKNKTAYNSIKFINERLGLITGELTDVEKQVENYKQANKLTDIQQESKLYIEQTGDYDKLRLDNETQLNLVQFVDQYIRKEENKFGIVPNIGLKDEALLNVLNEYNKILFQRERLIRTTAADNPVIVDLDRQIRSMRTAIFASIESSRKGLLIAKQNLEQQGSTVSSRIKSVPRQEREFLEIKRQQEIKAALYTYLLQKREENSLTLAISVPAARIIESPIPDDKPASKGASFFLVIALIAGLILPVFVIIPKEILNVRLSEKSQLERMTDVTILGELPDYNGNDTIVVRPGNREPIAEMYRLMRTNLQFILNDKHKKVINITSTEPGEGKSTFSINMAMTLALTGKKVIMVGLDIRKPSLASYINMTDEHGITSYLSGHHTNLEKLVKKTHLHENLFILPAGTVPPNPNELLLRESLDDLFAILRKDFDYIVVDTAPVGLVSDTFLLDRIADATLYIFRLNYSHKNNIKIINDIAKNKKLKNMYIALKGCNLKSNPYGYGKGKNGYYGNK
- a CDS encoding oligosaccharide flippase family protein, which translates into the protein MKNHKVKLNVISSASQVIIIGLVYFFLYKYLLTQLNIELLGVWSVVLATSSLANLANFGISSSVVRYVALYSTENDVEKIKKLVFTSGLFLLGLFTFLSAVIYPFAGFILKLAINEKHINIALSILPYSLICLITNAVAGVFSSVLDGLQKNYIRSLVFSASALFLLGTTILLTPRFGLKGVAMAQVAQSIFSLIGCLLLVIRTIKYNPFKWNWNKPIFKEIFSYGMKFQVISLFSMFNEPVTKALLAKFGGLAFTGYYEMANRLIMQVRGVIVNANQSLIPVLINKGKENHDHWLAFYKKTFYSVFMIALFIIGSVYLGSNVFSIIWIGHDEKAFSNIVTILSFSIFINLLCSPAYFSVLADGNLNILIKSQFWIAAINLVLGISFGLFYNGYGIVIAGFLSILFGTVYLTINFHKSKNTSLNYIISGTNIKLFTLMSCIIFTAKHFINGQLFTLQIQIGLVCLTLFIYTLVFFYSYILNRLPQNIVNAIPVFKSKKNAI
- a CDS encoding CatB-related O-acetyltransferase, whose translation is MPFDRSYLQNPIWEYFKWLFTKVRYQKKYKHLRIGYKTKLSNVKFGEYNWTTKNVIIENSTIGDFSYVSDNCVILESVIGKFCSIGPNVRTAPGKHPTKTIVSTHPAIYSRPHYCLKNFSKTDHHKPYRKVMIGNDVWIAANVIIADGVKIGDGAIIAANSVVTKDIEPYSIVGGTPAKFIRNRFEPKEIEFLLKFEWWNKDHLWIEENVDYLIDIKKFMSLSQYK
- a CDS encoding acyltransferase, whose translation is MKDKINHLIDFIHRKIDSIFYFATIYPIYKIRFREIGYKTRIMSPLLITPSFIRIKNKVSVRNGARIEGVSVYLTKTYSPDILIEDNVTIEQNSHITCANKITISKNTAIAANVTITDIDHPYIDINTPPEKQELNVGFVFIGEDCKIYNNSVILPNAQIGKHTIIAANSVVLGKIYPAYCVLAGIPARIIKRYSFETNSWKKTDSQGNFLEV
- a CDS encoding NAD-dependent epimerase/dehydratase family protein is translated as MKNVLITGGAGFIGSNIALKLIAKGYNVTILDSLSPQIHGENPEIDSPLYLTIKGKVNFIKGTVTSRTDWQSALENQDAVIHLAAETGTGQSMYEIQRYVDINIGGTAILLDLLANTTHNVKKVIVASSRAIYGEGKYNCPKHGIVYPTERLDKEMAQGDFACKCPSCHQTVELLPTTEDSKIHPTSVYGITKQNQEQMVLTVCKSLGIAAVGYRYQNVYGPGQSLSNPYTGILSIFSTRIKNGNPINIFEDGKETRDFVYIEDVADATMLGLEKDEANGQVYNVGTGVSTDVITVAQTLSKNYGISVPMTISGNYRLGDIRHNFADISKAQRELGFAPKWSFERGIAAFTEWVTEQTIPADKYEDSIEEMKKKGLYK
- a CDS encoding glycosyltransferase family 2 protein, translating into MSKKIGIVTVLYNSQSVLDEFFETLERQLYRDFILYVVDNKSPDNSLNLSKDLSQKTTFKTVIIENDYNYGVAKGNNIGIKAALKDDCDYILLSNNDIRLEDDTISNLMLSVVKENALLAVPKIYYYGSNKIWCAGGEFTKRSGMTRHYHVREEDLGQCDTQKIVAYSPTCFIVIAKEVFNKIGIMDEEYFVYFDDTDFMYRAYKAKIPLHYFPNSKLYHKESVSTGYKSPFSIYYHTRNILLFNSKFRSKTYLYYMIVRMFVFLTVKLPFSANKNTLKSGYKGLYDGIKLCFRKY